A stretch of DNA from Terriglobia bacterium:
GATGGTCGCCTTGCTGAGTTTTCTTTTCCGGCCCGCCGCTTTCTTCGTCAGGATGTGGCGTGCGAATGAGTGCCGGCGTTTTACTTTGCCGGTGGCTGTCAGTTTGAAGCGTTTGGCGGCGCCTCTATGGGTT
This window harbors:
- the rpmI gene encoding 50S ribosomal protein L35, translated to THRGAAKRFKLTATGKVKRRHSFARHILTKKAAGRKRKLSKATIASDPDSKIIRRMLPYA